A genomic window from Thermodesulfitimonas autotrophica includes:
- a CDS encoding TatD family hydrolase yields the protein MAAELTDTHCHLDDERYETDRAAVVGRARAAGVTRLVTVGYDLASSRRAVELAAALPGVYAVVGVHPHDAAGVPPDYLEELRQLARAPQVVAIGEIGLDFYRDLSPRPVQREVFVAQLYLARELGLPVVIHCREALGEVYAILQREAVGLSGVMHCFSGGWEEAKRFLALGFYLSIAGPVTFAGARRPVEVVRQMPIERLLLETDAPYLTPVPHRGKRNEPAYLVHTAQKVAAIRGISLEELAAATTANAARLFGLPTF from the coding sequence ATGGCTGCAGAGTTAACCGATACCCACTGCCACCTTGACGACGAACGCTATGAAACGGACAGGGCGGCTGTGGTTGGGCGGGCACGCGCCGCGGGCGTGACGCGGCTCGTCACCGTCGGCTACGATCTTGCTTCCTCCCGGCGGGCGGTTGAACTTGCCGCTGCTTTGCCAGGGGTTTACGCGGTGGTAGGCGTGCACCCCCACGATGCTGCCGGCGTGCCGCCGGACTACCTGGAAGAGCTGCGCCAGCTAGCGCGTGCGCCACAGGTGGTGGCGATTGGGGAGATCGGTCTTGATTTTTACCGGGATCTTTCGCCCCGCCCGGTGCAGCGGGAGGTTTTTGTAGCCCAGCTTTACTTGGCACGGGAACTCGGCCTGCCGGTTGTTATCCACTGCCGCGAGGCGCTGGGCGAAGTTTACGCGATATTGCAACGGGAGGCGGTAGGGCTTTCCGGCGTGATGCATTGTTTTTCCGGTGGTTGGGAGGAGGCCAAGCGTTTTTTGGCGCTTGGCTTTTACCTTTCAATTGCCGGACCGGTTACCTTCGCTGGTGCCCGCCGGCCGGTAGAAGTGGTGCGGCAGATGCCGATAGAGCGGCTGCTGCTTGAAACCGACGCCCCGTATCTCACACCGGTGCCCCACCGGGGCAAGCGCAATGAGCCTGCTTATCTGGTTCACACCGCGCAAAAAGTAGCCGCAATCCGGGGAATCAGCCTGGAGGAACTCGCTGCGGCTACGACCGCGAACGCGGCGCGCCTTTTCGGGTTACCCACATTTTAG
- a CDS encoding efflux RND transporter periplasmic adaptor subunit, producing MGKKNFFRSATLLLALLITGALCSGCPQKTAPAQKAVEKPVAVKTAPVVAGAITPALTITGTVTGEKEVELNARTQGTVTAFNVRAGDRVRAGQVLAVLESENQRLTVAKAQEQVNNARINLEKARLAFARADALYQEEAIAQAEWENARFMLESAETAYNAARADLQLAEKTVRDATITAPCSGSVVETFVAAGQTVFPGTKLLTLVDDTRLKVKATIAAPQLRLVFPEQRGTFTTPACPGKAFPCTVKTVGSVANPANRAFTIELLLPATARQSLKPGIFGYVRLQTAPIKGTVIPRAAIITQDETGTATIFTVKKGKARVQKIKTGQSDARNILVLEGLKPGERVVVFGQNLLQDGTPVTEGE from the coding sequence GTGGGTAAGAAAAACTTTTTCCGTTCCGCAACGCTACTGCTGGCACTCCTGATCACCGGCGCGCTCTGCTCCGGCTGCCCCCAGAAAACCGCGCCGGCGCAAAAGGCAGTAGAGAAGCCGGTAGCGGTCAAGACGGCACCGGTGGTTGCAGGCGCTATCACGCCCGCGCTCACCATCACCGGCACGGTAACCGGCGAAAAAGAGGTCGAACTCAACGCCAGAACCCAGGGAACCGTAACCGCCTTCAACGTCCGCGCCGGCGACCGGGTGCGGGCGGGCCAGGTATTGGCCGTCCTCGAAAGCGAGAACCAGCGGCTGACGGTAGCCAAGGCCCAGGAGCAGGTAAACAACGCCCGGATCAACTTAGAAAAAGCGCGGCTCGCCTTCGCGCGGGCAGACGCACTCTACCAAGAAGAGGCCATCGCCCAGGCCGAGTGGGAAAACGCGCGCTTCATGTTAGAGAGCGCCGAAACCGCCTATAACGCCGCCCGTGCCGACCTGCAGCTCGCGGAAAAGACGGTCCGCGACGCGACCATCACCGCTCCCTGCAGCGGCAGCGTAGTGGAGACTTTTGTTGCCGCCGGGCAGACCGTTTTTCCGGGAACGAAGCTTTTGACGCTCGTTGACGACACGCGGCTCAAAGTGAAGGCTACCATAGCCGCACCACAACTGCGCCTCGTTTTTCCGGAGCAGCGGGGGACTTTCACCACCCCGGCCTGCCCGGGGAAGGCGTTCCCCTGCACGGTAAAAACAGTAGGCAGCGTCGCCAATCCCGCCAACCGCGCCTTCACCATCGAACTCCTCCTCCCGGCCACGGCGCGGCAGAGCCTGAAGCCGGGCATCTTCGGCTACGTCCGTCTCCAGACGGCCCCCATCAAAGGAACCGTCATCCCGCGCGCGGCCATCATAACCCAAGATGAAACCGGCACCGCAACCATTTTTACCGTTAAAAAAGGTAAAGCCCGCGTCCAAAAGATCAAAACCGGCCAAAGCGACGCGCGTAATATCCTGGTGTTAGAAGGGCTCAAGCCAGGCGAAAGGGTGGTAGTCTTCGGCCAAAACCTGCTGCAAGACGGCACCCCGGTGACCGAAGGAGAATAG
- the metG gene encoding methionine--tRNA ligase — protein sequence MAAEKEAARPTFYITTPIYYPSDRLHIGHAYTTVAADTVARFKRLQGYDVYFLTGADEHGQKIERTAQAKGKKPKEYVDEIVATFKELWARLKVEYSDFIRTTEERHRVVVEKVFRQLYDQGDIYKAAYEGWYCTPCETFWTERQLVDGNCPDCGRPVELLQEESYFFRLSKYADRLLDYIETHPDFIQPVSRRNEMINFIRQGLEDLCVSRTTFSWGIPVPFDPRHVIYVWIDALTNYISALGYGTEKDALFRRYWPADVHLVGKDIVRFHTIIWPILLMAIGVELPKRVVGHGWLLVDGGKMSKSKGNVVDPHVLLDKYGVDAVRYYLLRELAFGADGYYLEDNLIGRINSDLANDLGNLLHRTLTVCEKFGGGIVGPPGPPEGPDEELIEITKETPAKVAALVDGLQLAEALAALWQPVSRANKYLDETAPWNLGKDPAQRERFNAVIYNVLEVYRFVTVLLGPFMPGFPERVWPQLGIADRPDLHTFASLEWGKFPPGVKVERRGPLFPRIEVKK from the coding sequence TTGGCGGCGGAAAAAGAAGCGGCGCGGCCCACCTTTTACATCACCACGCCGATTTATTATCCGAGCGACAGGCTTCACATCGGCCACGCTTATACCACCGTGGCGGCGGATACCGTAGCGCGGTTCAAACGCCTCCAGGGCTACGATGTTTATTTCCTCACCGGGGCGGACGAGCACGGACAGAAGATTGAGCGTACCGCCCAGGCGAAAGGGAAAAAACCGAAGGAGTACGTGGACGAGATCGTCGCCACCTTCAAGGAACTCTGGGCGCGGCTCAAGGTCGAATATAGCGATTTCATCCGGACAACTGAAGAGCGCCACCGGGTGGTGGTGGAGAAGGTTTTCCGGCAGCTATACGACCAGGGTGACATTTATAAGGCGGCGTATGAGGGTTGGTACTGCACCCCCTGCGAGACCTTCTGGACCGAGCGGCAACTGGTGGATGGGAACTGCCCCGACTGCGGCCGGCCGGTAGAACTTTTACAGGAGGAAAGCTACTTCTTCCGCCTCTCGAAATATGCCGACCGGCTCCTTGACTATATCGAAACCCACCCCGACTTTATCCAGCCTGTCTCCCGCCGCAACGAGATGATCAATTTTATCCGGCAGGGATTGGAGGACCTCTGCGTTTCCCGCACCACTTTTTCCTGGGGCATTCCGGTACCTTTCGATCCCCGCCATGTAATCTACGTCTGGATTGATGCCCTGACGAACTACATTTCGGCTTTGGGGTACGGGACGGAGAAAGACGCCCTTTTCCGGCGCTACTGGCCGGCAGATGTGCACCTGGTGGGTAAGGATATCGTTCGCTTTCACACCATTATCTGGCCGATTCTGCTGATGGCCATCGGGGTGGAACTGCCGAAGCGGGTGGTGGGCCACGGCTGGCTTTTGGTGGATGGCGGCAAGATGTCCAAATCCAAGGGGAACGTGGTTGACCCCCACGTGCTGCTCGATAAATACGGCGTGGACGCGGTACGCTACTACCTTTTGCGGGAGCTTGCCTTCGGCGCGGACGGCTACTACCTCGAAGACAATCTCATCGGGCGGATCAACAGCGACCTGGCGAACGACCTCGGGAACTTGCTGCACCGGACGCTCACCGTCTGCGAAAAATTCGGCGGCGGGATAGTGGGACCACCGGGGCCGCCGGAGGGGCCGGATGAAGAGTTAATCGAAATCACCAAAGAAACGCCGGCTAAGGTGGCGGCATTGGTGGATGGTTTGCAACTTGCGGAAGCCCTGGCGGCTCTCTGGCAACCGGTCAGCCGGGCAAACAAGTACCTGGACGAGACGGCGCCCTGGAACTTAGGGAAGGACCCGGCCCAGCGGGAGCGCTTCAATGCGGTAATTTACAATGTGTTGGAGGTTTACCGCTTTGTGACGGTACTGCTCGGTCCCTTTATGCCGGGTTTTCCGGAGCGGGTCTGGCCGCAGCTCGGTATCGCGGACCGGCCTGACCTTCATACTTTTGCTTCGCTTGAATGGGGGAAATTTCCACCAGGGGTTAAGGTGGAGCGGCGCGGTCCGCTCTTCCCGCGGATTGAGGTTAAGAAGTAG
- the cobO gene encoding cob(I)yrinic acid a,c-diamide adenosyltransferase, translating into MAQGLVMVFTGDGKGKTTAALGMALRAWGHGMRVFIVQFVKSDRVMTGERLAAAQLGERFVIKTLGEGFVFPADDRDRHREAAARALAAAREALTGGYDMVVLDEITHALRHGLVSEEAVLMLIDAKPPAVHLVLTGRDAPPALLQRADLVTEMRVVKHHYARGIPAQKGVEY; encoded by the coding sequence ATGGCACAAGGCTTGGTAATGGTTTTCACCGGTGATGGAAAAGGGAAAACGACGGCGGCGCTGGGAATGGCTTTGCGGGCCTGGGGGCACGGGATGCGGGTTTTCATCGTCCAGTTCGTGAAGAGCGACCGGGTAATGACGGGGGAACGCCTGGCTGCGGCACAATTAGGGGAGCGATTCGTCATCAAGACACTCGGCGAAGGCTTCGTTTTTCCGGCGGATGATCGCGACCGCCACCGGGAGGCGGCGGCGCGGGCCCTGGCGGCGGCGCGAGAGGCACTGACCGGCGGCTACGACATGGTGGTCCTCGACGAGATCACCCACGCGCTGCGGCACGGGTTGGTCAGCGAAGAAGCGGTGCTGATGCTTATCGATGCCAAACCGCCGGCGGTGCACCTGGTGCTCACGGGGCGGGACGCACCGCCGGCGTTACTCCAACGGGCGGACCTGGTAACGGAGATGCGGGTGGTGAAGCACCATTATGCGCGGGGCATACCGGCGCAAAAGGGGGTCGAATATTAG
- the rsmA gene encoding 16S rRNA (adenine(1518)-N(6)/adenine(1519)-N(6))-dimethyltransferase RsmA has protein sequence MDELASLATVRALLRQYGIRPRKRWGQNFLINPGILEKIVAAAEISPADTVVEVGPGIGALTARLTALAGHVVAVEIDRSLVALLKERFSACPNLFLVEGDALKADFDALVRAAGGTLPYKVVANLPYYVTTPLLTRLLNTNFTVSLLVVMVQKEVALRLVARPGTKEYGSLSVLAQYRSEAELVTVVSRGSFFPAPAVDSAVVKLRLRSAPPVAVPDEGLFFRVVRAAFGQRRKTLLNALAGAGLGRGRQEWEAVLKQAGIDPQRRGETLDLAAFAAIARVLAEGVKE, from the coding sequence TTGGATGAACTCGCTTCCCTGGCGACGGTGCGGGCCTTACTGCGCCAGTACGGTATCAGGCCCAGGAAGCGCTGGGGGCAGAATTTCCTTATCAATCCCGGAATCCTGGAAAAGATTGTGGCGGCTGCAGAAATCTCCCCCGCGGATACCGTGGTAGAAGTCGGGCCGGGTATCGGGGCGCTTACCGCGCGTCTGACGGCTCTGGCCGGCCACGTAGTTGCCGTAGAGATAGACCGGTCGCTGGTTGCGCTGCTGAAAGAACGCTTTTCGGCTTGTCCCAACCTTTTCCTGGTTGAAGGGGACGCCTTGAAGGCGGACTTTGACGCCCTCGTTAGGGCTGCTGGCGGAACCTTGCCTTATAAAGTTGTGGCTAACCTGCCCTATTACGTCACCACCCCCCTTCTAACACGTCTTCTGAACACCAATTTTACGGTGAGTCTGCTCGTCGTCATGGTCCAGAAAGAGGTGGCCCTGCGCTTGGTCGCCCGCCCGGGGACGAAGGAGTACGGCTCACTCTCGGTTTTGGCGCAGTACCGGAGCGAAGCCGAGCTGGTAACGGTCGTATCAAGAGGGAGCTTCTTCCCGGCACCGGCGGTGGATTCGGCGGTGGTTAAGCTGCGGCTCCGGAGTGCGCCTCCGGTTGCTGTTCCCGATGAAGGTCTTTTCTTCCGGGTGGTCCGGGCGGCTTTCGGTCAGCGGCGCAAAACGCTCCTGAACGCTCTGGCGGGGGCGGGACTCGGCCGCGGCAGGCAGGAATGGGAAGCGGTCCTGAAGCAGGCCGGCATTGACCCGCAGCGGCGGGGCGAGACGCTCGACCTTGCGGCGTTCGCAGCGATAGCGCGGGTACTGGCCGAGGGGGTAAAAGAGTAA
- a CDS encoding ubiquitin-like domain-containing protein: MEWYVIARRRGTGEASLSSGKKEARRLSRTRLAIGFFFVLLVALGVTGYAWAQKKVTLTVDGKTLPVKTFQMDVAGLLQQAGVKLGPEDTVVPGMRTRLCEGMQVKVIRALPVTVTVDGATHQYLTRGKTVADLLREEKIRVGKEDIVLPSPDTELSAGTTVRITRVTRAIQEKKVSLPYGVKRKPTASLLKGQTRVLVAGQNGLAVERWEVTYHDGKEKARRLVERRVVRQPVDRVVQVGILRTISRGGEELRFTRVLTMLATAYTYTGRNTASGIPPREGVAAVDPAVIPFGTRLYIEGYGHALACDRGSSIRGNRIDVFFSSWAEARAWGMRYVRVYLLE, translated from the coding sequence ATGGAATGGTATGTTATTGCCCGGAGGCGGGGAACGGGAGAAGCCTCTCTTTCTTCCGGGAAAAAAGAGGCGCGCCGGTTATCGAGGACGCGGCTTGCCATTGGCTTTTTCTTTGTCCTCCTGGTAGCCCTTGGGGTGACGGGTTACGCGTGGGCGCAAAAGAAGGTTACCCTCACCGTTGACGGGAAAACGCTTCCGGTCAAGACTTTCCAGATGGATGTGGCCGGACTTTTGCAGCAGGCGGGGGTGAAACTGGGCCCCGAAGACACAGTGGTGCCGGGAATGAGGACCCGGCTGTGCGAAGGGATGCAAGTGAAGGTCATCCGTGCGCTGCCGGTCACGGTAACCGTGGACGGTGCTACGCACCAGTATCTGACCAGGGGCAAAACGGTGGCCGACCTGCTGCGGGAAGAGAAAATCCGGGTAGGGAAAGAGGATATCGTGTTGCCGTCCCCGGATACGGAGCTGTCTGCCGGCACCACGGTGAGGATCACGCGCGTAACCCGGGCCATCCAGGAAAAGAAGGTATCGCTTCCTTACGGGGTGAAACGGAAGCCAACGGCTTCCCTCCTGAAGGGGCAGACCAGGGTGCTGGTGGCGGGCCAGAACGGGCTGGCCGTGGAACGGTGGGAGGTTACTTACCACGACGGTAAGGAAAAAGCACGGCGGCTTGTGGAGCGGCGGGTGGTCCGGCAGCCGGTAGACCGGGTGGTTCAGGTCGGCATCCTGCGGACGATTTCCCGTGGTGGGGAGGAGCTGCGTTTCACCCGGGTCCTCACCATGCTAGCGACAGCCTATACCTACACCGGCCGCAATACGGCCTCCGGCATTCCGCCGCGCGAGGGGGTAGCAGCCGTTGATCCGGCAGTGATTCCCTTCGGCACGCGGCTTTACATCGAGGGCTACGGACACGCACTGGCCTGCGACCGGGGAAGCAGCATCAGGGGTAACCGGATCGACGTCTTCTTCTCTTCCTGGGCAGAAGCGCGGGCGTGGGGTATGCGGTACGTGCGGGTCTATCTTCTTGAGTGA
- a CDS encoding DNA-methyltransferase encodes MPDLPVGEPYFYLPDRVTLYLEDCLAGMRNRDLAGSFDVVVTSPPYNIGIHYNRHNDRMPREDYLAWLEEVAVEIKRVLKPDGSFFLNVGGKPSDPWIPLDVAQRLRSHFVLQNVIHWVKSIAIEKKSVGNYPAIRDDIAVGHYKPIGGSRFLHDNHEYIFHFTKTGRVVLDRLAIGVPYQDKSNIGRWKKARQDKRCRGNTWFIPYETIWDREKQRPHPSTFPVALPEMCIKLHGVKDTRLVLDPFMGIGSTALACLRLGVSVVGFEIDAAYLKTAVERIRSFLGSDIQKSENPDQRSRSATADKETLSATGSISR; translated from the coding sequence ATGCCGGATCTACCCGTAGGCGAGCCTTATTTCTACCTCCCGGACCGGGTAACGCTTTACCTGGAAGACTGCCTCGCCGGGATGAGGAACCGTGACCTGGCTGGCTCATTCGACGTGGTGGTGACCTCACCGCCTTACAACATCGGCATCCATTACAACCGGCACAACGACAGGATGCCGCGCGAAGATTATCTCGCGTGGCTCGAAGAAGTAGCGGTGGAAATAAAACGGGTGCTAAAGCCGGACGGCTCCTTCTTTCTCAACGTCGGCGGCAAACCGAGCGACCCCTGGATTCCGCTTGACGTAGCCCAGCGCCTACGCTCCCACTTCGTGCTCCAGAACGTGATCCACTGGGTAAAATCGATTGCCATCGAGAAAAAATCGGTCGGCAATTATCCGGCAATCCGCGACGACATCGCCGTGGGCCACTACAAGCCGATCGGGGGGAGCCGCTTCCTCCACGACAACCACGAGTACATCTTCCACTTCACTAAGACCGGCCGCGTCGTTTTGGACCGGCTGGCCATCGGGGTCCCTTACCAGGACAAGTCGAACATCGGCCGCTGGAAAAAGGCGCGGCAGGACAAGAGGTGCCGGGGCAACACCTGGTTCATCCCTTACGAAACGATCTGGGACCGGGAAAAGCAGCGGCCCCACCCTTCGACCTTCCCGGTGGCCCTGCCGGAGATGTGCATCAAGCTGCACGGCGTTAAAGACACGCGCCTGGTGCTGGACCCTTTCATGGGCATCGGCAGCACCGCCCTGGCCTGCCTGCGGTTAGGGGTCAGCGTGGTCGGCTTCGAGATCGACGCGGCATACTTGAAAACCGCAGTAGAGCGCATCCGCAGTTTTCTTGGGAGTGATATCCAGAAAAGCGAAAACCCTGACCAGCGGAGCCGCTCCGCGACCGCGGACAAAGAAACGCTCTCTGCCACGGGGAGTATCTCGCGCTGA
- a CDS encoding TetR/AcrR family transcriptional regulator codes for MSKESLRESRKRELKEEIYLQALRLFKERGFENVTVDEITSACGVAKGTFYNYFPRKEAILLHLGQGQIVLLRESIRRHAGVKEIKARLQLIFKDLLTRIDTDPELMKATILEILRSSLLVAEEIQLISEFEGLLIPLFAEAIAAGQVSPRFSAPQLASFLVGVYYYTLFSWLANPARGEPAALLAAHLEIIWDGIAAEGSKNRG; via the coding sequence TTGAGCAAAGAAAGTCTCAGGGAAAGCCGCAAAAGAGAACTCAAGGAAGAAATCTATCTCCAGGCGCTCCGGCTCTTCAAGGAACGGGGCTTCGAAAACGTTACCGTAGATGAAATCACCAGCGCGTGCGGCGTCGCTAAAGGTACTTTTTACAATTATTTTCCCCGGAAGGAGGCGATCCTTCTCCACTTAGGACAGGGGCAGATCGTGCTCCTGCGGGAAAGCATTCGCCGCCACGCGGGCGTCAAAGAGATCAAAGCGCGCCTGCAGTTGATCTTCAAAGATCTGCTCACCCGGATTGACACGGATCCCGAATTAATGAAGGCGACGATCCTCGAGATCCTCCGCTCGTCCCTTTTAGTGGCCGAAGAGATCCAGCTAATCAGCGAATTTGAAGGGCTTCTCATTCCCCTTTTCGCGGAAGCCATCGCCGCCGGGCAGGTCTCTCCCCGCTTCAGCGCGCCACAATTAGCCTCATTCTTAGTGGGCGTTTATTACTACACTCTGTTTTCCTGGCTGGCCAACCCCGCACGGGGAGAGCCAGCGGCACTCTTGGCTGCTCACTTAGAGATTATCTGGGACGGAATTGCCGCCGAAGGGAGCAAGAACCGTGGGTAA
- a CDS encoding efflux RND transporter permease subunit produces MKLTELSLSRPSFTTVVFIALFVLGLFSYFHLPADLLPKMQFPYVAVMVPYPGAGPEEVEQKVTKPLEDAFSSLNNLDHLNSFSQEGMAVIWIGFKLDTDPDVATNEVQRKYNAAVHQLPPDIEPATIQQFNLNDTPVLQLSVTGNLPEATLYNLVKNEIQPRLQQTEGVSRVLLLGGREREIRVEVQPEQLEAYKISLLQVLAALQGDNQDVPAGRVEQAGENFVVRVKSQVTVPRELEQIIVANTKAGPIYLRDVAHIRDTFKDPASIARVGGRPGIVLAIFKRTDANTIETSEKVREAVAALEKSFGVKITCAYDAAEFIKDSLAGIQEELGLAVLVVAVVIFFFLGSLRGALIVLLTIPTSLVGTLVFVRLCGFSLNLMTLLGAALVVGIVVDDAIVVLENIHRHLEKGEEPVAAALASSKEIGLAVTGISLTLAVVFLPVALVSGIAGKIFREFGLVVVCATLLSLVVALTLIPLLVARLARPQVQSDTSLQGHLDGTGKGFLAQLSRAYEKGIAWALAHKKAVLATATFSFLAAGALLPLHLVGTEFIPKVDRGEFVLKLSAPPGTTLEKMDALVQGIEQEIRALPEVKDVFTTIGYTTGQWDAGASSNVAELKVLLKVRGAEKTAPVKEKVKALAERRAGLESSLVLTSLFGGAEDAALRIELRGHNLQRLQETAELVRKIVAATPGTQDVRTSVESGLPEYNIRVDREAAAAHGVTTSDVIQTVGLYLTGKVAGKYSDGKDQYDVRVIADPAARDDTNDLPELLLLNRAGEPIRLGQVAKFSQETGLKRISRVDRQRVFVVNANLVEGYTLGDAVRAIKEKLAGASIPPDVTVFFGGEQKMFEESMRDLLTAMVLSLIFVYLIMVALFESFLLPLTIWLAVPLALVGALFALALTRDTINIISMVGLIMLVGLVTKNAILLVDFGNQARKRGLSVNEALIQAGALRLRPILMTTAAMVTAMIPLALGLSSGSEMRQGMSVALIGGLIFSTLLTLFVVPVVYSLLEGLKEKALGLRWRR; encoded by the coding sequence ATGAAGCTTACCGAGCTTTCTTTAAGCCGTCCGTCATTTACTACGGTAGTTTTTATTGCCCTGTTCGTTCTGGGCCTCTTTAGCTACTTTCATCTCCCGGCCGACCTTTTACCTAAAATGCAGTTTCCTTACGTGGCGGTGATGGTACCTTATCCCGGCGCGGGTCCGGAAGAGGTCGAGCAAAAGGTAACCAAGCCCTTAGAGGATGCTTTCTCTTCCCTCAACAACCTCGACCACCTCAACTCCTTTTCCCAGGAGGGAATGGCCGTTATCTGGATCGGCTTCAAGCTGGATACCGACCCGGACGTAGCCACGAACGAAGTCCAGCGGAAATACAACGCCGCCGTGCACCAACTGCCTCCGGATATTGAACCGGCCACCATCCAGCAGTTTAACCTCAACGACACCCCGGTTCTTCAGCTTTCGGTAACGGGTAACCTTCCCGAAGCAACACTCTACAACCTGGTCAAAAATGAAATTCAGCCCCGCCTCCAGCAGACGGAAGGCGTCAGCCGCGTCTTGCTCTTGGGCGGCCGGGAGCGGGAAATCCGGGTTGAAGTCCAGCCAGAGCAGCTCGAAGCTTATAAAATCTCGCTCCTCCAGGTCCTGGCGGCGCTCCAGGGGGACAACCAGGACGTTCCGGCCGGCCGGGTGGAGCAGGCGGGGGAAAATTTTGTCGTCCGGGTAAAATCCCAGGTGACGGTCCCCCGGGAACTTGAACAGATTATCGTCGCCAACACCAAAGCGGGGCCTATATACCTGCGGGACGTAGCCCATATCCGCGATACCTTCAAGGACCCGGCGAGTATCGCCCGCGTGGGCGGCCGGCCGGGCATCGTCCTTGCGATCTTCAAGCGCACCGACGCCAACACCATCGAAACGAGCGAAAAAGTCCGAGAAGCCGTAGCGGCCCTCGAAAAAAGCTTTGGCGTCAAAATCACCTGCGCCTACGATGCCGCAGAATTCATCAAGGACTCCCTGGCCGGTATCCAAGAGGAACTCGGCTTAGCGGTGCTGGTTGTCGCGGTGGTTATTTTCTTTTTCCTCGGTAGCCTCCGGGGCGCGCTTATCGTGCTGCTTACCATTCCGACCTCGCTGGTGGGTACACTTGTCTTCGTCAGGCTTTGCGGCTTTTCGCTAAACCTGATGACCCTCCTCGGCGCCGCCCTAGTAGTTGGTATCGTCGTAGATGACGCCATCGTGGTGCTCGAAAACATCCACCGCCACCTCGAAAAAGGCGAAGAGCCGGTGGCCGCAGCACTTGCGAGCAGTAAAGAAATCGGTCTTGCCGTCACCGGCATCTCCTTAACCCTGGCGGTTGTCTTTCTCCCCGTCGCCCTGGTCTCAGGTATCGCCGGTAAGATCTTCCGCGAGTTTGGCCTCGTGGTCGTTTGCGCCACTCTCCTTTCGCTGGTGGTAGCGCTCACCCTCATTCCGCTGCTGGTCGCGAGGTTGGCCCGCCCGCAGGTACAGTCTGATACCTCCCTTCAAGGTCATCTTGACGGCACCGGCAAAGGCTTCTTGGCGCAGCTGAGCCGGGCCTACGAAAAAGGAATTGCCTGGGCGCTCGCGCACAAAAAGGCGGTGCTCGCGACCGCCACCTTTTCCTTCCTCGCTGCCGGAGCGCTCCTACCCCTGCATTTAGTAGGAACCGAGTTCATCCCGAAGGTAGACCGGGGCGAATTTGTGCTTAAGCTCTCCGCCCCGCCGGGAACCACGCTGGAGAAAATGGACGCGCTGGTACAGGGAATTGAGCAGGAGATCCGCGCCCTACCGGAAGTGAAAGACGTTTTCACCACCATCGGCTACACTACCGGGCAGTGGGACGCAGGTGCGAGCAGTAACGTAGCAGAGTTAAAGGTACTCCTCAAGGTGCGGGGCGCAGAGAAAACCGCCCCGGTGAAAGAAAAGGTCAAAGCGCTTGCCGAACGGCGGGCAGGGCTCGAGTCGAGCCTTGTGCTCACCTCGCTCTTCGGCGGCGCGGAAGACGCCGCCCTCCGGATCGAGCTACGGGGCCACAACCTCCAGCGCCTCCAGGAAACCGCCGAACTGGTCCGCAAAATCGTTGCCGCTACCCCCGGTACGCAGGACGTCCGCACCTCGGTCGAAAGCGGCCTGCCGGAGTACAACATCCGGGTGGACCGCGAGGCTGCCGCCGCGCACGGGGTCACCACCAGCGACGTTATCCAGACAGTCGGCCTCTACCTCACAGGAAAAGTGGCCGGCAAATACAGCGACGGCAAAGATCAGTACGACGTGCGCGTCATCGCCGACCCTGCCGCCCGCGACGATACCAACGACCTCCCCGAACTCCTTTTACTCAACCGGGCGGGTGAACCTATCAGGCTCGGCCAAGTGGCTAAGTTCAGCCAGGAGACGGGGCTAAAACGAATCTCCCGTGTAGACCGCCAGCGGGTCTTCGTCGTCAACGCCAACCTGGTTGAAGGCTACACCCTCGGCGACGCGGTTAGGGCAATCAAAGAAAAACTTGCCGGCGCGTCCATCCCGCCGGACGTGACCGTTTTCTTTGGCGGCGAGCAGAAGATGTTTGAAGAGTCAATGCGCGACCTCTTAACGGCCATGGTGCTCAGCCTGATCTTCGTTTACCTCATCATGGTGGCGCTTTTTGAGTCCTTCCTCCTGCCGCTCACCATCTGGCTTGCGGTGCCGCTCGCCCTGGTCGGCGCGCTCTTCGCCCTGGCGCTCACCCGCGACACTATCAACATCATCTCGATGGTCGGCCTCATTATGCTCGTCGGCCTCGTCACCAAGAACGCCATCCTGCTCGTCGATTTCGGCAACCAGGCCAGAAAGCGCGGCCTCTCCGTAAACGAAGCCCTGATCCAGGCCGGCGCTTTACGCCTCCGCCCCATCCTGATGACCACCGCCGCGATGGTCACGGCGATGATCCCCTTGGCTTTGGGCCTCTCCTCCGGCTCCGAGATGCGCCAAGGGATGTCGGTCGCTCTCATCGGCGGGCTTATATTCTCCACGCTCCTTACCCTCTTCGTCGTGCCGGTAGTCTATAGCTTGTTGGAAGGACTGAAGGAAAAAGCACTCGGG